Proteins co-encoded in one Ooceraea biroi isolate clonal line C1 chromosome 9, Obir_v5.4, whole genome shotgun sequence genomic window:
- the LOC105276103 gene encoding uncharacterized protein LOC105276103 isoform X2, producing MHSRALHVLALALTAVVRAGCDDKAKWYSELRHILKNCPFESRNGSGQDELLEAFRRCVQQRAINTLDALFNNDVIPVFDGIDLVRYHKASNENSTKSNDTFAFENKLGNDTSWSTIIWNRVTRILRTHAIRINIDYMFNAGSTTSNSSQPETSDNAVQGRRRHHRRRHHHLMPLMMMGMFLMGSVLIPMGFQFLAVLGGKALILAKMALILSSIQGLKKIATSGVNYGLYHHSPELHGWHDRSQQVLPEDEQHHPIYMPPHP from the exons ATGCACTCTCGTGCTCTCCACGTCCTTGCTCTCGCGCTGACCGCTGTCGTAAGGGCCGGCTGTGACGATAAAGCAAAATGGTACTCCGAATTACGGCACATACTCAAGAATTGCCCATTCGAGTCACGAAATGGTTCCGGCCAGGATGAATTACTGGAGGCTTTCCGGCGATGCGTGCAGCAGAGAGCCATCAACACCCTCGATGCCCTTTTCAACAATGACGTTATCCCAGTGTTCGACGGTATCGACCTAGTACGATACCACAAAGCAAGCAATGAAAACAGTACAAAATCTAA CGACACTTTTGCTTTCGAAAATAAATTGGGAAACGACACCAGCTGGTCGACGATTATTTGGAATCGAGTGACACGTATTCTGCGGACCCACGCTATCCGAATCAACATCGATTACATGTTTAATGCAGGTTCGACTACCAGTAACTCATCCCAGCCAGAGACCAGTGATAATGCTGTCCAGG GAAGACGCCGACACCACCGTCGCCGGCACCACCACCTCATGCCGCTAATGATGATGGGCATGTTTCTGATGGGCTCGGTCCTGATACCGATGGGCTTCCAGTTCCTCGCGGTATTGGGCGGCAAAGCGTTGATCCTCGCGAAGATGGCCCTTATATTGTCCAGTATCCAGGGCCTAAAGAAGATTGCCACCAGCGGTGTCAATTACGGCCTGTACCACCATTCCCCGGAGCTACACGGCTGGCATGACAGGAGTCAACAGGTACTTCCCGAGGATGAGCAACATCATCCGATATACATGCCTCCGCATCCTTAG
- the LOC105276103 gene encoding uncharacterized protein LOC105276103 isoform X1, translated as MQMHSRALHVLALALTAVVRAGCDDKAKWYSELRHILKNCPFESRNGSGQDELLEAFRRCVQQRAINTLDALFNNDVIPVFDGIDLVRYHKASNENSTKSNDTFAFENKLGNDTSWSTIIWNRVTRILRTHAIRINIDYMFNAGSTTSNSSQPETSDNAVQGRRRHHRRRHHHLMPLMMMGMFLMGSVLIPMGFQFLAVLGGKALILAKMALILSSIQGLKKIATSGVNYGLYHHSPELHGWHDRSQQVLPEDEQHHPIYMPPHP; from the exons ATGCAGATGCACTCTCGTGCTCTCCACGTCCTTGCTCTCGCGCTGACCGCTGTCGTAAGGGCCGGCTGTGACGATAAAGCAAAATGGTACTCCGAATTACGGCACATACTCAAGAATTGCCCATTCGAGTCACGAAATGGTTCCGGCCAGGATGAATTACTGGAGGCTTTCCGGCGATGCGTGCAGCAGAGAGCCATCAACACCCTCGATGCCCTTTTCAACAATGACGTTATCCCAGTGTTCGACGGTATCGACCTAGTACGATACCACAAAGCAAGCAATGAAAACAGTACAAAATCTAA CGACACTTTTGCTTTCGAAAATAAATTGGGAAACGACACCAGCTGGTCGACGATTATTTGGAATCGAGTGACACGTATTCTGCGGACCCACGCTATCCGAATCAACATCGATTACATGTTTAATGCAGGTTCGACTACCAGTAACTCATCCCAGCCAGAGACCAGTGATAATGCTGTCCAGG GAAGACGCCGACACCACCGTCGCCGGCACCACCACCTCATGCCGCTAATGATGATGGGCATGTTTCTGATGGGCTCGGTCCTGATACCGATGGGCTTCCAGTTCCTCGCGGTATTGGGCGGCAAAGCGTTGATCCTCGCGAAGATGGCCCTTATATTGTCCAGTATCCAGGGCCTAAAGAAGATTGCCACCAGCGGTGTCAATTACGGCCTGTACCACCATTCCCCGGAGCTACACGGCTGGCATGACAGGAGTCAACAGGTACTTCCCGAGGATGAGCAACATCATCCGATATACATGCCTCCGCATCCTTAG